The following are encoded in a window of Paraburkholderia sp. HP33-1 genomic DNA:
- the dgoD gene encoding galactonate dehydratase has translation MKITKLETFIVPPRWCFLKIETDEGIVGWGEPVVEGRAHTVAAAVEELSDYLIGKDPLLIEDHWQVMYRSGFYRGGPITMSAIAGVDQALWDIKGKHHGVPVHALLGGQVRDRIKVYSWIGGDRPSDVANNARAVVERGFKAVKMNGSEELQIIDTFDKVQGVINNVAAVREAVGPNIGIGVDFHGRVHKPMAKVLAKELDPYKLLFIEEPVLSENAEALRDIVNQTNTPIALGERLYSRWDFKHILSGGYVDIIQPDASHAGGITECRKIAAMAEAYDVALALHCPLGPIALATCLQIDAVSYNAFIQEQSLGIHYNQGNDLLDYIRNPEVFKYEDGFVSIPQGPGLGIEVNEEKVREMAKVGHRWRNPVWRHADGSVAEW, from the coding sequence ATGAAAATCACCAAGCTCGAAACCTTCATCGTCCCGCCGCGCTGGTGCTTCCTGAAGATCGAGACCGACGAGGGCATCGTCGGTTGGGGCGAGCCGGTGGTGGAAGGCCGCGCGCATACGGTCGCCGCGGCCGTCGAGGAACTGTCCGACTATCTGATCGGCAAGGACCCGCTGCTGATCGAGGATCACTGGCAGGTGATGTACCGCTCGGGCTTCTATCGCGGCGGCCCGATCACGATGAGCGCGATCGCCGGCGTCGATCAGGCGCTGTGGGACATCAAGGGCAAGCATCATGGCGTGCCGGTGCATGCGCTGCTCGGCGGCCAGGTGCGCGACAGGATCAAGGTGTATTCGTGGATCGGCGGCGACCGTCCGAGCGATGTCGCCAACAACGCGCGCGCGGTGGTCGAGCGCGGCTTCAAGGCCGTCAAGATGAACGGCTCGGAAGAGCTGCAGATCATCGACACCTTCGACAAGGTACAAGGCGTCATCAACAACGTCGCGGCGGTCCGCGAGGCGGTCGGGCCGAACATCGGCATCGGCGTGGACTTCCACGGCCGCGTGCACAAGCCGATGGCGAAGGTGCTCGCCAAGGAACTCGACCCGTACAAGCTGCTGTTCATCGAAGAGCCGGTGCTCTCGGAGAACGCCGAGGCGCTGCGCGACATCGTCAATCAGACCAACACGCCGATCGCGCTCGGCGAGCGTCTGTATTCGCGCTGGGACTTCAAGCACATCCTGTCGGGCGGCTACGTCGACATCATCCAGCCGGACGCGTCGCACGCGGGCGGCATCACCGAGTGCCGCAAGATCGCCGCGATGGCCGAAGCCTACGACGTCGCGCTCGCGCTGCATTGCCCGCTCGGCCCGATCGCGCTCGCGACCTGCCTGCAGATCGACGCGGTGAGCTACAACGCTTTCATCCAGGAACAGAGCCTCGGCATCCACTACAACCAGGGCAACGACCTGCTCGACTACATCCGCAACCCGGAAGTCTTCAAGTACGAAGACGGCTTCGTGTCGATTCCGCAGGGCCCGGGACTTGGCATCGAGGTCAACGAAGAGAAGGTGCGCGAGATGGCGAAGGTCGGTCATCGCTGGCGCAATCCGGTGTGGCGTCACGCGGACGGCAGCGTCGCCGAGTGGTGA
- a CDS encoding MFS transporter: protein METTHIHVHAQATGKRHRLLAMLFITVVITYLDRSNLSIAATAIGQDLQLDPAQMGLVFSAFGWSYALLQIPGGILVDRTRPRLLLALIIGLWSLATLLQGFASAFVMLLSLRVLLGALEAPAYPTLNRVVTTWFPDNERARAIATYTSGQYVGLAFLTPALVLTQQHFGWPGVFFLTGAIGLGWALVWYALYREPSEATDINAAELETIRAGGGLVDLGNMQRARARYTAADWRAVLGNRKLWGVYIGQIAVTSTLWFFLTWFPTYLVKYRHMDFLKAGFMAAVPFLAAFVGILGSGLLSDWMIRRGVSATVARKVPIVTGLLLSTTIVGANYVDTPAMVILFMAIAFFGSGFASITWVLVSSMAKKELLGLTGGMFNLMGNLSSICVPVVIGFIVRNGDFKPALMFMSAVGVIGALSYLFLVGKIERIR, encoded by the coding sequence GTGGAGACAACCCACATTCACGTCCACGCGCAAGCGACCGGCAAGCGCCACCGCCTGCTCGCGATGCTGTTCATCACCGTGGTCATCACGTATCTCGATCGCAGCAATCTGTCGATCGCCGCAACCGCGATCGGCCAGGACCTGCAACTCGATCCCGCCCAGATGGGCCTCGTGTTTTCGGCCTTCGGCTGGTCGTACGCGCTGCTGCAGATTCCCGGCGGCATCCTCGTGGACCGCACGCGCCCTCGCCTGCTGCTCGCGCTGATCATCGGGCTGTGGTCGCTCGCGACGCTGCTGCAAGGCTTCGCCAGCGCGTTCGTGATGCTGCTGTCGCTGCGCGTGCTGCTCGGAGCGCTCGAAGCGCCCGCCTATCCGACGCTCAATCGCGTCGTCACCACGTGGTTTCCGGATAACGAGCGGGCCCGCGCGATCGCCACCTACACGTCCGGCCAGTACGTCGGGCTGGCATTCCTGACGCCCGCGCTCGTGCTCACGCAGCAGCATTTCGGCTGGCCGGGCGTGTTCTTTCTGACGGGCGCGATCGGCCTCGGCTGGGCGCTCGTCTGGTACGCGCTGTACCGCGAGCCGTCCGAGGCCACCGACATTAACGCCGCCGAGCTCGAAACCATCCGCGCGGGCGGCGGCCTCGTCGACCTCGGGAACATGCAGCGCGCCCGCGCGCGCTACACCGCCGCCGACTGGCGCGCCGTGCTCGGCAACCGTAAGTTGTGGGGCGTGTATATCGGCCAGATCGCCGTGACCTCGACGCTGTGGTTCTTCCTCACCTGGTTTCCGACCTACCTCGTCAAGTACCGGCACATGGACTTCCTGAAGGCCGGCTTCATGGCGGCCGTGCCGTTTCTCGCCGCGTTCGTCGGAATTCTGGGCTCGGGTCTGCTGTCGGACTGGATGATCCGGCGCGGCGTGTCGGCCACGGTCGCGCGCAAGGTGCCGATCGTCACGGGCCTCCTGCTATCGACAACGATCGTCGGCGCGAACTACGTCGACACGCCCGCGATGGTGATCCTCTTCATGGCGATCGCGTTCTTCGGCAGCGGCTTTGCGTCGATAACGTGGGTGCTGGTGTCGTCGATGGCGAAGAAGGAATTGCTCGGCCTGACCGGCGGCATGTTCAACCTGATGGGCAATCTGTCGTCGATCTGCGTGCCGGTGGTGATCGGGTTCATCGTCCGCAACGGCGACTTCAAGCCCGCGCTGATGTTCATGAGCGCAGTCGGCGTGATCGGCGCGCTGTCGTATCTGTTCCTAGTGGGCAAGATCGAGCGCATCCGCTGA
- a CDS encoding CopD family protein, translating into MNFDGLWIGQVAMAALMNVAFGFAVGSALLGAWLAKDGRLGTSPARPGWMRAQRSMLTATIVLVLADLGWLLYQAASMSGVALPAAFGVVPTVLTQTHVGYGWSLAFGGALVLLGTALNHGSGMLRNTLLWLAVLAIAAGKASLGHAADSGVVSAAIGMQTLHVLATSVWGGLTMAAGLAVLPALGASTARGMLIRTATQVSSVSIVAVALVLLSGVFNAVRGSGGSFEAIHASTWGHVLTLKLVLVALALVLGGLNRTSALPRLRRTASTMDAHTFVNVMYLEALVIIGVFVVAAALSHSVPAFAALG; encoded by the coding sequence ATGAACTTCGACGGACTGTGGATCGGGCAGGTCGCAATGGCCGCGCTCATGAACGTCGCGTTCGGCTTCGCCGTCGGCTCGGCGCTGCTCGGCGCATGGCTCGCGAAGGACGGACGACTCGGCACGTCGCCAGCGCGCCCCGGCTGGATGCGCGCGCAACGGTCGATGCTCACGGCGACCATCGTGCTGGTACTTGCCGATCTCGGCTGGCTGCTGTATCAGGCGGCGTCGATGAGTGGCGTCGCGTTGCCCGCCGCGTTCGGCGTGGTGCCGACCGTGCTGACCCAAACGCATGTCGGCTACGGCTGGAGTCTCGCGTTCGGCGGCGCGCTGGTGCTGCTCGGCACCGCGCTGAACCACGGCTCGGGCATGCTGCGTAACACCCTGCTGTGGCTCGCGGTGCTCGCGATAGCGGCGGGCAAGGCGTCGCTTGGTCATGCAGCCGATTCCGGCGTCGTCTCTGCCGCGATCGGCATGCAGACGCTGCACGTGCTCGCGACGAGCGTATGGGGCGGACTCACGATGGCCGCCGGCCTCGCGGTGCTGCCGGCGCTCGGCGCATCGACGGCGCGCGGCATGCTGATCCGCACGGCGACCCAGGTGTCGAGCGTGTCGATCGTCGCGGTCGCGTTGGTATTGCTGTCGGGCGTCTTCAATGCGGTGCGCGGCTCGGGCGGTTCGTTTGAAGCGATCCATGCGAGCACGTGGGGGCATGTGCTGACGTTGAAGCTCGTGCTGGTCGCGCTTGCACTCGTGCTCGGCGGGCTGAACCGGACCTCGGCGCTGCCGCGCCTGCGTCGCACCGCGTCGACCATGGATGCGCACACCTTCGTCAACGTGATGTATCTGGAAGCGCTCGTGATAATCGGCGTGTTCGTCGTTGCGGCTGCGCTGTCGCATAGCGTGCCGGCGTTCGCGGCGCTCGGTTGA
- the copC gene encoding copper homeostasis periplasmic binding protein CopC translates to MKLFDFSSSTLRALMSGAVALAMSSTAFAHAHLISSVPAANADAVAPADVTIHFTEPLEPAFSRITLAGTSGKPATTSTSAVDSADARVMRLALPQLTSGRYAVHWIAVATDGHRTQGDFAFNVK, encoded by the coding sequence ATGAAGCTATTCGATTTTTCCTCGTCGACGCTGCGTGCGTTGATGTCCGGCGCGGTGGCGCTGGCCATGTCGTCCACCGCGTTCGCGCATGCGCATCTGATCTCGAGCGTGCCGGCCGCGAACGCCGACGCCGTCGCGCCCGCCGACGTGACGATCCATTTCACCGAGCCGCTCGAGCCCGCGTTCAGCAGGATCACGCTCGCCGGTACCAGCGGCAAGCCCGCGACGACGAGTACGTCGGCGGTCGATAGCGCGGACGCCCGCGTGATGCGCCTCGCGCTGCCGCAACTGACGAGCGGCCGCTATGCGGTGCACTGGATCGCGGTGGCCACCGACGGCCATCGTACGCAAGGCGACTTCGCGTTCAACGTCAAATGA
- a CDS encoding c-type cytochrome, whose translation MELRVSSRRLFRPLLAILLIGTAGVYSAAKAQTQPKAPDTMEARVQGCTACHGTHGQGTDNDYFPRLAGKPAGYLFNQLQNFREGRRKYPPMNYLVTYLSDDYLHQIATFFSQQRPPYPTPARPTVSAATLARGQQIVLQGDASKQVPACAACHGKALTGMEPAIPGLVGLHSDYISAQLGSWRSGTRRAIAPDCMHTIATRLSDEDVNAVAAWLSTQQAPQNPVPAPARSLKTPLACGSEPQ comes from the coding sequence ATGGAGTTACGCGTGTCTTCAAGACGCCTCTTCCGCCCGTTGCTTGCCATTCTGTTGATCGGCACCGCGGGTGTCTATAGCGCTGCGAAAGCGCAGACTCAACCGAAGGCCCCTGACACGATGGAAGCGCGCGTGCAAGGCTGCACAGCCTGCCACGGCACACATGGGCAAGGTACCGACAACGACTACTTCCCGCGCCTCGCGGGCAAGCCGGCGGGATATCTGTTCAATCAGTTGCAGAACTTCCGTGAAGGGCGCCGCAAGTACCCGCCCATGAACTACCTCGTCACGTATCTCTCCGACGACTACCTGCATCAGATCGCCACCTTCTTCTCGCAGCAGCGCCCGCCGTATCCGACGCCGGCCAGGCCGACGGTATCGGCCGCCACGCTCGCGCGCGGTCAGCAGATCGTGCTGCAAGGTGATGCATCGAAGCAGGTGCCCGCTTGCGCGGCTTGCCACGGCAAGGCGCTGACCGGTATGGAACCGGCGATCCCGGGTCTCGTCGGTCTGCACTCCGACTACATCAGCGCGCAACTCGGCTCATGGCGCTCGGGCACGCGTCGCGCCATCGCGCCGGACTGCATGCACACGATCGCCACGCGCCTTAGCGACGAAGACGTGAACGCGGTCGCGGCCTGGCTTTCCACGCAGCAGGCTCCGCAAAACCCCGTGCCGGCTCCGGCCCGCTCCTTGAAGACTCCGCTTGCCTGCGGCAGCGAACCGCAATAA
- a CDS encoding c-type cytochrome codes for MKRKSLFALSAVIVVAAAALVPVLWSGGDNLHGSGAAVAATPADQADLIKKGEYLARAGDCIACHTVRGGQPFAGGLPMATPFGTMFTPNITPDDQYGIGKWTQDDFYRAMHTGRSKDGSLLYPGFPFTSYTKVTRADSDAIYAYLRSVAPVNVPSRPHELKFPFNQRNMLIGWRTLFFREGEFKPDPTKSVEWNRGAYLVEGLGHCGMCHTSINAMGGPVSSAAFAGGLIPLQNWYAPSLTSNREAGLGDWELQDIADLLKTGVSSRGAVFGPMAEVVHNSLQYLSAEDINAMATYLKTIPQKSEAPEPLQLETSEKFGGELLKQGQKIYGDKCAKCHADNGLGMPPAFPPLANNPSIQMPSAVNPIRMVLNGGYPPSTDANPHPYGMPPFAQALSNQEVAAVVTYIRMSWGNHGTAVSPQQVADLRSAPLD; via the coding sequence ATGAAACGCAAGTCTTTGTTCGCCCTCTCGGCAGTCATCGTGGTCGCGGCTGCCGCACTCGTTCCCGTCCTGTGGTCGGGCGGCGACAATCTGCATGGCAGCGGCGCGGCCGTGGCGGCAACGCCCGCGGACCAGGCCGACCTGATCAAGAAGGGCGAGTACCTCGCCCGCGCCGGCGACTGTATCGCCTGCCACACGGTGCGCGGCGGCCAGCCGTTCGCGGGCGGCCTGCCGATGGCCACGCCGTTCGGCACGATGTTCACGCCGAACATCACGCCGGACGACCAGTACGGCATCGGCAAGTGGACTCAGGACGACTTCTATCGCGCGATGCACACGGGCCGCTCGAAGGACGGCAGCCTGCTCTATCCGGGCTTCCCGTTCACGAGCTACACGAAGGTCACGCGCGCCGACTCCGACGCGATCTATGCGTACCTGCGCTCGGTCGCGCCGGTCAACGTGCCGAGCCGTCCGCACGAACTGAAGTTCCCGTTCAACCAGCGCAACATGCTGATCGGCTGGCGCACGCTGTTCTTCCGTGAAGGCGAGTTCAAGCCGGATCCGACCAAGTCGGTCGAATGGAACCGCGGTGCGTATCTGGTCGAAGGCCTCGGCCACTGCGGCATGTGCCACACGTCGATCAACGCGATGGGCGGCCCGGTCAGCTCGGCGGCTTTCGCGGGTGGTCTGATTCCGCTGCAGAACTGGTATGCGCCGTCGCTGACGTCGAACCGTGAAGCCGGCCTCGGCGACTGGGAGCTGCAGGACATCGCCGATCTGCTCAAGACCGGCGTGTCGAGCCGCGGCGCGGTGTTCGGTCCGATGGCCGAAGTGGTTCACAACAGCTTGCAGTATTTGTCGGCCGAAGACATCAACGCGATGGCGACGTACCTGAAGACGATTCCGCAGAAGAGCGAAGCACCGGAACCGCTGCAGCTCGAAACCTCGGAAAAGTTTGGCGGCGAACTGTTGAAGCAAGGTCAGAAGATCTACGGTGACAAGTGCGCGAAGTGCCACGCGGACAATGGTCTCGGCATGCCACCGGCGTTCCCGCCGCTCGCGAACAACCCGTCGATCCAGATGCCGTCGGCGGTCAACCCGATCCGCATGGTGCTGAACGGTGGTTATCCGCCGAGCACGGACGCGAACCCGCATCCGTACGGCATGCCGCCGTTCGCACAGGCTCTGTCGAATCAGGAAGTGGCGGCGGTCGTGACGTACATCCGTATGTCCTGGGGCAACCACGGCACGGCCGTGTCGCCGCAGCAAGTGGCCGACCTGCGTTCGGCACCGCTCGACTAA
- the trhA gene encoding PAQR family membrane homeostasis protein TrhA — protein sequence MPVGERLNSITHLVGAVLSVVGLATLVTMGALAGDAYKVVSFSVYGAMLFVLYAISTLYHSVSHPRLKAILQKCDHSAIYLLIAGSYTPFTLVTLRGPWGWSLFGVSWGLAALGIVQELTLGRRTRSVSMVLYVLMGWLALVAVRPLVEALPAAGTAWLVAGGVIYSAGIYFFINDERIRHGHGIWHLFVLAGSLCQFVSVARYVA from the coding sequence GTGCCCGTTGGTGAGCGCTTGAACAGCATTACCCATCTCGTCGGCGCCGTGCTGTCGGTGGTGGGGCTGGCGACGCTCGTCACGATGGGCGCACTCGCCGGCGACGCGTACAAGGTGGTGAGCTTCAGCGTGTATGGTGCGATGCTGTTCGTGCTGTATGCGATCTCGACGCTGTATCACAGCGTGAGCCATCCGCGTCTGAAGGCGATTCTGCAGAAATGCGATCATTCGGCGATCTACCTGCTGATCGCCGGCAGCTACACACCGTTCACGCTCGTCACCTTGCGTGGACCGTGGGGCTGGTCGCTATTCGGCGTGAGCTGGGGGCTTGCCGCCCTCGGCATCGTGCAGGAACTCACGCTCGGGCGACGCACCCGCAGCGTGTCGATGGTGCTGTATGTGTTGATGGGATGGCTCGCGCTCGTAGCCGTCCGCCCGCTGGTGGAGGCATTGCCAGCCGCGGGTACCGCGTGGCTCGTGGCCGGCGGCGTCATCTATAGCGCCGGCATCTATTTCTTCATCAACGACGAGCGCATCCGCCACGGACATGGTATCTGGCACCTGTTCGTACTGGCGGGCAGTCTGTGTCAATTCGTCAGTGTCGCGCGCTATGTCGCGTGA